Proteins encoded together in one Lathyrus oleraceus cultivar Zhongwan6 chromosome 5, CAAS_Psat_ZW6_1.0, whole genome shotgun sequence window:
- the LOC127086165 gene encoding gamma-glutamyl hydrolase 2: protein MSNAVVFFLLLITISHSTILLPSQHHRDSLTSSSTTCPAPDPNLYHRPVIGILTHPGDGATGRLSNATDVSNIPASYVKFVEAAGARVIPLISTEPHETLLKKLELVNGVLFTGGWAKDGPYFESVRIIFKKALEKYDAGDYFPIYGICLGFELITMIVSEDNNILEEFAAANEASSLQFVENTNIEGSVFQRFPPDLIKKLSTDCLIMQNHHYGISPSKLLANEKLSSFFEILTTCTDGNDKVYVSTVRSRKYPVTGFQWHPEKNAFEWGSAKIPHTEDAIRVTQHVANFLVSEARKSLNRPVAREVLDNLIYNYKPTYGGKAGKGYDEVYLFE, encoded by the exons ATGTCAAACGCCGTCGTTTTCTTCCTCCTCCTCATCACAATCTCCCACTCCACAATCCTCCTCCCCAGTCAACACCACCGCGACTCGCTCACCTCATCATCCACAACTTGCCCCGCGCCTGACCCCAATCTCTACCACCGCCCGGTTATCGGAATCCTCACTCACCCCGGCGACGGTGCCACCGGCCGCCTCAGCAATGCTACCGACGTTTCCAACATCCCCGCCTCTTATGTTAAATTCGTCGAGGCTGCAGGTGCTAGAGTTATTCCCCTCATCTCTACTGAGCCACATGAAACACTTCTCAAG AAGCTTGAATTGGTTAATGGCGTTCTCTTCACCGGTGGATGGGCTAAAGATGGTCCATATTTTGAATCTGTCAGAATAATATTTAAG AAAGCTTTAGAGAAATATGACGCCGGTGACTATTTCCCAATATATGGCATCTGCTTAGGCTTCGAACTTATAACGATGATAGTAAGCGAG GACAATAATATTCTTGAAGAATTTGCAGCAGCAAATGAGGCAAGTAGCCTTCAGTTTGTGGAGAATACAAATATAGAAGGATCTGTATTTCAAAG ATTTCCTCCAGACTTGATAAAGAAATTGAGTACAGATTGTCTCATCATGCAAAATCATCAT TATGGCATATCACCATCAAAGCTCCTGGCCAATGAAAAGTTATCTAGTTTTTTCGAGATCTTGACAACTTGCACCGATGGAAATGATAAG GTTTATGTTTCCACAGTACGTTCACGTAAATATCCAGTGACTGGCTTCCAATGGCATCCAGAG AAAAATGCCTTCGAATGGGGCTCAGCGAAAATTCCACACACAGAGGATGCCATTCGGGTAACTCAGCATGTTGCAAATTTTTTGGTCAG TGAAGCGAGGAAATCCTTAAACAGACCAGTTGCTCGGGAAGTGTTAGACAATCTCATTTACAATTACAAACCCACTTATGGTGGAAAGGCAGG GAAAGGATATGATGAAGTTTATCTATTTGAATAA